The Halobacterium litoreum genome includes a region encoding these proteins:
- a CDS encoding GNAT family N-acetyltransferase, with amino-acid sequence MPEFRRVPEADTETFRDLVRYAFRPEAGPPDDEDEETPAAWEVGTRYGLYDDGDLRTVCKLVDFETRVRGDVHALDGLSAVASPPESRRQGYVRDLLAGALRESRENDVHLSALWPFKRTFYGQYGWATCSRGVEHECDPGDLAFARDRDGGEFVRLDADDWERMDAVHDAHGERYELTMDRTEEWWRKRVLTGWGDDPYAYGFERDGDLAAYVVYDVDGEDDGKVLRAQDVAAVDHDAMLALLQFYADHDSQVDRVRFWTPADADLMDVIPDADDVEASLHVGPMFRLVDVPAALEALSYPESVAGSVTLAVADPLADWNDETFRLSVADGEGRVEPTADDPAVKLGVGALSQLYVGYRSAEELATVGDLAGGDEAADFLASAFPERPTLLREGF; translated from the coding sequence ATGCCCGAGTTCCGACGCGTCCCCGAGGCCGACACCGAGACGTTCCGCGACCTCGTGCGGTACGCGTTCCGCCCGGAGGCCGGCCCGCCAGACGACGAGGACGAGGAGACGCCCGCCGCCTGGGAGGTCGGCACGCGGTACGGCCTCTACGACGACGGCGACCTCCGCACCGTCTGCAAACTCGTCGACTTCGAGACGCGCGTCCGCGGCGACGTCCACGCGCTCGACGGCCTGTCGGCGGTCGCGAGCCCGCCCGAGTCCCGGCGCCAGGGGTACGTCCGCGACCTGCTCGCGGGCGCGCTCCGCGAGTCCCGCGAGAACGACGTCCACCTCTCGGCGCTCTGGCCGTTCAAGCGCACGTTCTACGGGCAGTACGGCTGGGCGACGTGTAGCCGCGGCGTCGAACACGAGTGCGACCCCGGCGACCTCGCGTTCGCCCGCGACCGAGACGGCGGCGAATTCGTGCGACTGGACGCCGACGACTGGGAGCGCATGGACGCCGTCCACGACGCGCACGGCGAGCGCTACGAACTCACGATGGATCGGACCGAGGAGTGGTGGCGCAAACGCGTGCTGACGGGCTGGGGCGACGACCCGTACGCGTACGGCTTCGAGCGCGACGGCGACCTCGCGGCGTACGTCGTCTACGACGTGGACGGCGAGGACGACGGGAAGGTCCTGCGCGCGCAGGACGTGGCGGCCGTCGACCACGACGCGATGCTCGCGCTCCTCCAGTTTTACGCTGACCACGACTCGCAGGTCGACCGCGTGCGCTTCTGGACGCCCGCCGACGCCGACCTCATGGACGTGATTCCGGACGCCGACGACGTCGAGGCGTCCCTGCACGTCGGGCCGATGTTCCGGCTCGTGGACGTGCCCGCGGCCCTCGAAGCGCTCTCGTACCCCGAGAGCGTCGCCGGGTCGGTGACGCTCGCGGTCGCGGACCCGCTGGCCGACTGGAACGACGAGACGTTCCGCCTCTCCGTGGCGGACGGCGAGGGACGGGTCGAGCCCACCGCAGACGACCCGGCGGTCAAACTCGGCGTCGGCGCGCTCTCGCAACTGTACGTCGGCTACCGGAGCGCCGAGGAGTTGGCGACGGTCGGCGACCTCGCGGGCGGCGACGAGGCCGCCGACTTCCTCGCGAGCGCGTTCCCCGAGCGCCCGACGCTCCTCAGAGAGGGGTTCTGA
- a CDS encoding carbon-nitrogen hydrolase family protein encodes MPDPTVAACQTDLTDLDPAANLATVGERLAALDDGVDVALFPEYALTGFVADDRVHDAALDRDGDELARLATYADDHDTAILAGFVEAGDDAHYNTVAYVTPDGDRTFYRKRNLWAGEASVLATGDDAVTVDTPAGETGLVTCYDLNFVDVSAEFARERVDALFVVGAWPGAYSENWRLLLRARALDGVRWVVGCGRTGRRDLPDSPAVDYAGRSAVVRPDGAVSAALNRDERTLVADLDSDVLAEQREFIPVLAEE; translated from the coding sequence GTGCCAGACCCGACCGTCGCCGCCTGCCAGACCGACCTCACGGACCTCGACCCGGCCGCCAACCTCGCCACCGTCGGCGAACGCCTCGCCGCCCTCGACGACGGCGTGGACGTCGCGCTGTTCCCCGAGTACGCGCTCACCGGCTTCGTCGCCGACGACCGCGTCCACGACGCCGCGCTCGACCGCGACGGCGACGAACTCGCCCGCCTCGCGACCTACGCCGACGACCACGACACCGCGATTCTCGCGGGGTTCGTCGAAGCCGGCGACGACGCCCACTACAACACGGTCGCCTACGTCACCCCGGACGGCGACCGCACCTTCTACCGGAAGCGCAACCTCTGGGCGGGCGAAGCGAGCGTGCTCGCGACCGGCGACGACGCCGTCACCGTCGACACGCCCGCCGGCGAGACCGGCCTCGTGACGTGTTACGACCTGAACTTCGTGGACGTGAGCGCCGAGTTCGCCCGCGAGCGCGTCGACGCCCTGTTCGTCGTCGGCGCGTGGCCCGGCGCGTACAGCGAGAACTGGCGACTCCTCCTGCGCGCCCGCGCGCTCGACGGCGTGCGCTGGGTCGTCGGCTGTGGCCGCACGGGTCGCCGCGACCTCCCCGACTCGCCCGCCGTCGACTACGCGGGACGCTCGGCGGTCGTCCGCCCCGACGGCGCCGTCAGCGCCGCGCTCAACCGCGACGAACGCACGCTCGTCGCCGACCTCGACAGCGACGTCCTCGCCGAACAGCGCGAGTTCATCCCCGTCCTCGCAGAAGAGTGA
- a CDS encoding transcription initiation factor IIB family protein: MTSEEMSAHHRTVGRALDTIRSAATELGVPAATEETATTVFRRYRDQRDGPPNSVRTTGAACLYVACKVERVPRTVDEVVAAADVDRTHLLRRAKDVTSTLGVDLSGFADATQYVERYADDLELPTAVRERAVEIVNCCEEAGIAGGKSPSGWAAAAVYNACVEADLDVRQDTLTELADVTHVTIRNRYQDQREVLRERNPPPERAVAALDWYETYLSTSEYVHSSARDLLERVADAEDVDEAPAAWAAAALRVASDRAGRPIGMKALKTPSGCSSTEIHDRTSALSAD; this comes from the coding sequence ATGACGTCAGAGGAGATGAGCGCACACCACCGCACAGTGGGGCGTGCGCTCGATACGATTCGGTCCGCAGCGACAGAACTCGGCGTACCGGCCGCCACGGAGGAGACGGCGACGACGGTGTTTCGGCGCTACCGCGACCAACGCGACGGCCCGCCGAACTCCGTGCGGACGACCGGCGCGGCCTGTCTCTACGTCGCGTGCAAGGTCGAGCGCGTCCCGCGGACGGTCGACGAGGTGGTGGCGGCGGCGGACGTGGACCGCACCCACCTCCTGCGGCGCGCGAAGGACGTGACGAGCACGCTCGGCGTTGACCTCTCGGGGTTCGCGGACGCGACCCAGTACGTCGAGCGGTACGCCGACGACCTCGAACTGCCGACTGCGGTGCGAGAGCGCGCCGTCGAAATCGTGAACTGCTGTGAGGAAGCGGGTATCGCGGGCGGGAAGTCGCCGAGCGGGTGGGCGGCGGCCGCCGTCTACAACGCCTGCGTCGAGGCCGACCTGGACGTGCGACAGGACACGCTCACCGAACTCGCGGACGTCACCCACGTCACGATTCGGAACCGCTACCAGGACCAACGCGAGGTGCTCCGCGAGCGCAATCCGCCGCCGGAGCGCGCGGTCGCGGCGCTGGACTGGTACGAGACGTACCTGTCGACGTCGGAGTACGTCCACTCGTCGGCTCGCGACCTCTTGGAGCGCGTGGCCGACGCGGAGGACGTGGACGAGGCGCCGGCGGCGTGGGCGGCCGCCGCGCTCCGGGTGGCCAGCGACCGGGCGGGCCGCCCCATCGGGATGAAGGCGCTGAAGACGCCGTCGGGCTGTTCGTCGACCGAGATTCACGACCGCACGTCGGCGCTGAGCGCCGACTGA
- a CDS encoding winged helix-turn-helix transcriptional regulator, whose amino-acid sequence MPVERDPSDMDDWQETWHRVHDVLGHKWAFHVLRALADGDRGFNGLKDDLRVRSKALSARLSDLRCAGLVEREVEATTPPRTTYRLTEEGAEFVGALLRIEEMADVVPCGCGDDCETLSVADPPTCEC is encoded by the coding sequence ATGCCCGTGGAGCGCGACCCGTCGGACATGGACGACTGGCAGGAGACCTGGCACCGCGTTCACGACGTGCTCGGCCACAAGTGGGCGTTCCACGTGCTCCGCGCGCTCGCCGACGGCGACCGCGGCTTCAACGGACTGAAAGACGACCTCCGCGTCCGGTCGAAGGCGCTGTCCGCGCGCCTCTCTGACCTGCGGTGTGCCGGCCTCGTCGAGCGAGAGGTCGAGGCGACGACGCCGCCGCGGACGACCTACCGACTCACCGAGGAAGGGGCGGAGTTCGTCGGCGCGCTCCTGCGCATCGAGGAGATGGCCGACGTGGTGCCGTGTGGCTGTGGCGACGACTGCGAGACGCTGTCCGTCGCCGACCCGCCGACCTGCGAGTGTTGA
- a CDS encoding DUF7504 family protein yields MGDSQSDGEWTTAPDTFTEALDDLKADGCMLLVVDGATDHVGCDRMLGDATTEDRRRLFVRADTAASPHVDAAAPDATARETVVYRTGARTATAAASNRADAPTAAVGDVDALAGATEDAVQSLAPPSGFESGQLRVCLGGVGDLLADDDLAAVVSYVRRLRETVTAADGMGHVHVDDRVPATAVEALLKQFDAVVEVADAGDARQRWHLPDESLSTEWLDL; encoded by the coding sequence ATGGGAGACTCTCAGTCCGATGGCGAGTGGACGACGGCGCCCGACACGTTCACCGAGGCGCTCGACGACCTGAAGGCGGACGGCTGCATGCTGCTCGTCGTCGACGGCGCGACCGACCACGTCGGCTGTGACCGGATGCTCGGGGACGCGACGACCGAAGACCGCCGTCGGTTGTTCGTCCGCGCGGACACGGCGGCGTCACCCCACGTGGACGCGGCGGCTCCCGACGCCACGGCGCGCGAAACGGTCGTCTACCGAACCGGCGCGCGCACGGCGACAGCGGCCGCGTCGAACCGCGCCGACGCGCCGACCGCGGCGGTGGGCGACGTCGACGCGCTCGCCGGTGCGACCGAAGACGCCGTCCAGTCGCTCGCGCCGCCCTCCGGGTTCGAATCCGGCCAACTCCGCGTCTGCCTCGGCGGCGTCGGGGACCTGCTCGCCGACGACGACCTCGCCGCGGTCGTCTCCTACGTGCGACGCCTCCGCGAGACCGTCACGGCCGCCGACGGCATGGGTCACGTCCACGTCGACGACCGCGTGCCCGCGACGGCAGTCGAGGCGCTCCTCAAGCAGTTCGACGCGGTCGTCGAGGTGGCAGACGCCGGCGACGCCCGCCAGCGCTGGCACCTCCCCGACGAGTCCCTGTCGACCGAGTGGCTCGACCTCTAG
- a CDS encoding alpha-1 4-glucan-protein synthase, whose protein sequence is MTRDVCVVVPTIREYECMRSYFRNARDHGFDLDRLFVALVTEDFCDTDGMREMLDEEGVAGAVFDESDREEWFAEQGVAEYDHLIPAASHAQTSFGLLYMWANEFEYGVFIDDDTLPHDDHGFFGTHLENLAFEGETEGVASDEEWVNVLYQSDTDLYPRGYPYSAMDETVETEPTEVDHVVASQGLWTNVPDLDAVRILMDGDLQGQAQTRTETGDFDRDFVAREGNYLTVCSMNLAFRREVIPAFYQFPMDENAWDVGRFDDIWSGVLLKRAADVVGGHVYNGDPLCEHNKAPRSTFDDLANEVAGLELNEHFWKEVAAVDPEEASYAAVAQAVGRRLTDGDYGEYNNGAFLNECGEYLLDWVQCLDALADREVAVPADD, encoded by the coding sequence ATGACCCGAGACGTCTGCGTGGTCGTGCCCACCATCCGCGAGTACGAGTGCATGCGCTCGTACTTCCGGAACGCGCGCGACCACGGCTTCGACCTGGATCGCCTGTTCGTCGCCCTCGTCACCGAGGACTTCTGTGACACCGACGGGATGCGCGAGATGCTCGACGAGGAGGGCGTCGCCGGCGCCGTCTTCGACGAGTCGGACCGCGAGGAGTGGTTCGCCGAGCAGGGCGTCGCCGAGTACGACCACCTGATTCCCGCGGCGAGTCACGCCCAGACCTCCTTCGGCCTGCTGTACATGTGGGCCAACGAGTTCGAGTACGGCGTGTTCATCGACGACGACACGCTCCCCCACGACGACCACGGCTTCTTCGGCACGCACCTCGAGAACCTCGCGTTCGAGGGCGAAACCGAGGGCGTCGCCTCGGACGAGGAGTGGGTGAACGTCCTCTACCAGTCCGACACCGACCTCTACCCGCGGGGCTACCCGTACTCCGCGATGGACGAGACCGTCGAGACGGAACCGACCGAGGTCGACCACGTCGTCGCGTCGCAGGGCCTCTGGACGAACGTTCCGGACCTCGACGCGGTGCGCATCCTGATGGACGGAGACCTGCAGGGACAGGCCCAGACGCGCACCGAGACGGGGGACTTCGACCGGGACTTCGTCGCCCGGGAGGGCAACTACCTCACCGTCTGCTCGATGAACCTCGCGTTCCGCCGCGAGGTCATTCCGGCGTTCTACCAGTTCCCGATGGACGAGAACGCGTGGGACGTGGGCCGCTTCGACGACATCTGGAGCGGCGTCCTGTTGAAGCGCGCGGCCGACGTGGTGGGCGGCCACGTCTACAACGGCGACCCGCTCTGCGAGCACAACAAGGCGCCGCGGTCGACGTTCGACGACCTCGCGAACGAGGTCGCGGGCCTCGAACTGAACGAGCACTTCTGGAAGGAGGTCGCGGCCGTCGACCCCGAGGAGGCGAGTTACGCGGCGGTCGCGCAGGCCGTCGGTCGACGGCTCACGGACGGCGACTACGGCGAGTACAACAACGGCGCGTTCCTGAACGAGTGCGGCGAGTACCTGCTCGATTGGGTGCAGTGTCTGGACGCATTGGCGGACCGCGAGGTCGCGGTCCCGGCAGACGACTGA
- a CDS encoding redoxin domain-containing protein: MVSRGDSAPRIAATVGTSDHEDFALGDHLGDGPVVLAFFPGAFTPPCTNEMVALQERRGEFADAGADVFGVSADSPFCQGAFRDEHGIEFELVSDTAGAAIRDYGVEIDIPELGLYGVANRAVFVLDADGTVTYDWVADDPTNEPDYDAVLDAVRAAAE, translated from the coding sequence ATGGTCTCACGAGGCGACAGCGCACCCCGAATCGCGGCGACAGTCGGCACCAGCGACCACGAGGACTTCGCGCTCGGCGACCACCTCGGCGACGGCCCGGTCGTCCTCGCGTTCTTCCCCGGCGCGTTCACGCCGCCGTGTACGAACGAGATGGTCGCGCTGCAGGAGCGACGCGGCGAGTTCGCCGACGCCGGTGCGGACGTGTTCGGCGTGAGCGCCGACTCCCCGTTCTGTCAGGGCGCGTTCCGGGACGAACACGGCATCGAGTTCGAGTTGGTGAGCGACACCGCGGGGGCGGCGATTCGCGACTACGGGGTCGAAATCGACATCCCCGAGCTCGGCCTGTACGGCGTCGCGAACCGCGCGGTGTTCGTACTGGACGCCGACGGCACGGTGACCTACGACTGGGTCGCCGACGACCCGACGAACGAGCCGGACTACGACGCCGTCCTCGACGCGGTCCGGGCGGCGGCCGAGTAG
- a CDS encoding HEAT repeat domain-containing protein, whose translation MDPDTAGREVDSDQIAALRGAVDADGVESLVEALDSDDADVRAGAAWRLVESATSEPTTVRAHLDSVVECVSDDDVWVRRGATWVLAELAEEQPDALSVKFSDLVELTRADDPLVRQNGVVAVAGVTKSYPARATAGLTSIAPLTRSEDALLRRYAKQAVREVTKAIAERADDAGYPMLVRAHPAYAELFPEGVSVVTTTEDEQPQPVYVSFGEDAPKQVDDDESSVADRPPEDVPAPPDLSLSRDELDPNMELREGVLTTDHRAAVDEDTLEHGLVTFRRLHVDDPSVRSAFRDGVDAWAAVDGHDHVMPVLGRGDDWVATQYDDGATLDRRGAPETLRAAVWTAGAVTKAVSHAHARGVVHGGLHPGAVRFVDTGSGYWDAPVVGGWGFAHAASAVYTPPVPDAFAAPEHREPETYGRFDQATDVFGLGAVTYFLLTGERPVTGGELVPATRQNPALPASADDLFALSVVDEKPGRFDTVLDFQRALDGVAADVGGEA comes from the coding sequence ATGGACCCCGACACAGCAGGCCGCGAGGTCGACTCGGACCAAATCGCCGCGCTCAGGGGCGCCGTCGACGCGGACGGCGTCGAATCGCTCGTCGAGGCGCTCGACAGCGACGACGCCGACGTGCGCGCCGGCGCCGCGTGGCGCCTCGTGGAATCCGCGACCAGCGAACCGACGACGGTGCGCGCGCACCTCGACAGCGTCGTCGAGTGCGTGAGCGACGACGACGTGTGGGTGCGCCGGGGCGCGACGTGGGTGCTCGCGGAACTCGCGGAGGAGCAACCCGACGCGCTCTCCGTGAAGTTCTCGGACCTCGTGGAGTTGACGCGCGCCGACGACCCGCTCGTCCGGCAGAACGGCGTGGTCGCCGTGGCGGGCGTGACGAAGTCGTATCCGGCGCGCGCGACGGCGGGGCTGACGAGTATCGCGCCGCTGACGCGCTCCGAGGACGCGCTGTTGCGGCGGTACGCGAAGCAGGCGGTCCGCGAGGTGACGAAGGCGATAGCCGAGCGCGCCGACGACGCCGGCTACCCGATGCTGGTTCGCGCGCACCCGGCGTACGCCGAGTTGTTCCCCGAGGGCGTCTCCGTCGTCACGACGACCGAGGACGAGCAGCCACAGCCGGTGTACGTCTCGTTCGGCGAGGACGCGCCGAAGCAGGTGGACGACGACGAGTCGTCGGTCGCTGACCGCCCGCCGGAAGACGTGCCGGCGCCGCCCGACCTCTCGCTGTCGCGGGACGAACTCGACCCGAACATGGAACTCCGCGAGGGCGTGCTGACGACGGACCACCGGGCGGCCGTCGACGAGGACACGCTGGAGCACGGGCTGGTGACGTTCCGGCGACTGCACGTGGACGACCCGTCGGTCCGGTCGGCGTTCCGCGACGGCGTGGACGCGTGGGCGGCGGTCGACGGGCACGACCACGTGATGCCCGTGCTGGGACGGGGCGACGACTGGGTGGCGACCCAGTACGACGACGGCGCGACGCTCGACCGGCGGGGCGCGCCGGAGACGCTGCGCGCGGCGGTGTGGACGGCGGGCGCGGTGACGAAGGCAGTGAGTCACGCGCACGCTCGCGGCGTCGTCCACGGGGGGCTCCACCCGGGCGCGGTTCGGTTCGTGGACACCGGGTCGGGCTACTGGGACGCGCCCGTCGTGGGCGGCTGGGGGTTCGCGCACGCCGCGAGCGCCGTCTACACGCCGCCCGTGCCGGACGCGTTCGCGGCGCCGGAACACCGCGAGCCGGAGACGTACGGGCGCTTCGACCAGGCGACGGACGTGTTCGGCCTCGGCGCGGTGACGTACTTCCTGTTGACCGGCGAGAGGCCCGTGACCGGCGGCGAGTTGGTGCCCGCGACCCGGCAGAACCCGGCGCTCCCGGCGTCCGCCGACGACCTGTTCGCGCTCTCCGTCGTCGACGAGAAGCCGGGGCGCTTCGACACCGTGTTGGACTTCCAGCGCGCGCTCGACGGCGTCGCGGCCGACGTCGGAGGTGAGGCCTGA
- a CDS encoding Zn-ribbon domain-containing OB-fold protein: MTLDAYRCENGHVTYPGHTRCPDCGEPQTDTVDLSEETGEVVTWTTSTATPPGVREPNHLAIVEFEVSESHSDGSSDSSAGVDGETVRALGQLTTADGVEIGDEVEPVYVEELREPGAGIREPESQEWDGYRFEPV, from the coding sequence ATGACACTCGACGCATACCGCTGCGAGAACGGTCACGTCACGTACCCCGGCCACACCCGGTGTCCCGACTGCGGCGAACCCCAGACCGACACCGTGGACCTCTCCGAGGAGACGGGCGAGGTAGTCACGTGGACCACCTCGACGGCGACGCCGCCGGGCGTCCGCGAACCGAACCACCTCGCAATCGTCGAGTTCGAGGTCTCCGAGTCACACTCGGATGGCTCGTCGGACTCGTCTGCCGGTGTCGACGGCGAGACCGTGCGCGCGCTCGGCCAACTCACGACCGCCGACGGCGTCGAAATCGGCGACGAGGTCGAACCCGTCTACGTCGAGGAACTCCGCGAACCCGGCGCGGGCATCCGCGAACCCGAGAGTCAGGAGTGGGACGGCTACCGGTTCGAGCCGGTCTGA
- a CDS encoding NADH:flavin oxidoreductase/NADH oxidase, whose amino-acid sequence MVDDVFSPLELRETTVRNRFAVSPMCQYSCEDRDGLATDWHRVHLGSRAVGGAGLVLTEATAVEPRGRISPEDLGIWSDDHRDALAPVAEFVKSQGATPGIQLAHAGRKAGTARPWEDGRVLDYDDGGWDAVAPSAVPYPYDDDPTETRKLSRDEISGVVDSFREGARRAREAGFEVAEIHAAHGYLLHEFLSPVANRRDDEYGGNFENRTRLLREVTEAVREEWPDGMPVLVRISATDWIDDRESWDVEQSIRLADRLADLGVDLIDVSSGGIHPDQDIDWVGPNYQTRFAERIGSETASDIAVGAVGGITTGEQADDVIRNGRADLAIVGREFLRDPYFPLHAARDLGREDAIDVPPQYRRGF is encoded by the coding sequence ATGGTAGACGACGTCTTCTCGCCGCTGGAACTGCGCGAAACCACGGTGCGAAACCGGTTCGCCGTGTCGCCGATGTGCCAGTACTCCTGTGAGGACCGCGACGGCCTCGCGACCGACTGGCACCGCGTCCACCTCGGGTCGCGTGCCGTCGGCGGCGCCGGTCTCGTGTTGACCGAAGCCACCGCCGTCGAGCCCCGGGGCCGCATCTCGCCGGAGGACCTCGGCATCTGGAGCGACGACCACCGCGACGCGCTCGCGCCCGTCGCCGAATTCGTGAAATCACAGGGCGCCACGCCCGGCATCCAACTCGCGCACGCCGGCCGGAAAGCCGGCACCGCGCGTCCCTGGGAGGACGGGCGCGTGCTCGACTACGACGACGGCGGCTGGGACGCGGTCGCGCCGAGCGCCGTCCCGTACCCGTACGACGACGACCCGACGGAGACGCGGAAACTCTCCCGCGACGAGATTTCGGGCGTCGTCGACTCGTTCCGCGAGGGCGCGCGGCGCGCTCGCGAGGCCGGCTTCGAGGTGGCGGAAATCCACGCCGCTCACGGCTACCTCCTCCACGAGTTCCTGTCGCCGGTCGCGAACCGTCGCGACGACGAGTACGGCGGGAACTTCGAGAACCGGACCCGACTCCTGCGCGAGGTCACCGAGGCCGTGCGCGAGGAGTGGCCCGACGGGATGCCAGTGCTCGTCCGCATCTCCGCGACGGACTGGATAGACGACCGGGAGTCGTGGGACGTCGAGCAGTCGATTCGGCTCGCCGACCGCCTCGCAGACCTCGGCGTGGACCTGATAGACGTTTCCTCGGGCGGTATCCACCCGGACCAGGACATCGACTGGGTGGGCCCGAACTACCAGACGCGGTTCGCCGAGCGCATCGGCTCTGAGACGGCGTCCGACATCGCCGTCGGCGCCGTCGGCGGCATCACGACCGGCGAGCAGGCCGACGACGTGATTCGCAACGGGCGCGCGGACCTCGCAATCGTCGGCCGCGAGTTCCTGCGTGACCCCTACTTCCCGCTGCACGCCGCCCGCGACCTCGGCCGCGAGGACGCCATCGACGTCCCGCCGCAGTACCGCCGCGGATTCTGA
- a CDS encoding thiolase family protein, which translates to MDRVAIIGASMTQFGDRDAWIRELLAEAGDSALRDAGVDGSDLDHLYVSNMASGEFEGQTGVPNALAHDLNAVPAYTARIDQTSSSGGAGIFAAWQSVASGASEMTMLVGGEKMTHRTTGEATDVIASLTHPVEYKHGVTLPSFAGMTARKYLDEYDAPRESLGKVAVKNHKNGLDNPHAQFRKEVDLDTVLDSPIVADPLRLYDFCPITDGSAALVFCPESVAREYTDDYVVVSGVGGATDTHVVHERDDPTTMGGVVESSQIAYEMADRGPEDIDVAELHDMFTILEFLQSEDLGFFEKGEGWKAVEEGVTDRDGDLPINTSGGLKSKGHPLGASGVAQAYELYQQLLGDAGARQVDAEVGLACNVGGFGNCVSTTILEQP; encoded by the coding sequence ATGGACCGCGTAGCGATAATCGGTGCGTCGATGACGCAGTTCGGCGACCGCGACGCGTGGATACGCGAGTTGCTGGCCGAGGCCGGCGACAGCGCGCTCCGCGACGCGGGCGTCGACGGCAGCGACCTCGACCACCTCTACGTCTCGAACATGGCGAGCGGCGAGTTCGAGGGGCAGACCGGCGTCCCGAACGCGCTCGCCCACGACCTGAACGCCGTGCCGGCGTACACGGCGCGCATCGACCAGACGAGTTCCTCCGGCGGCGCCGGCATCTTCGCCGCGTGGCAGTCCGTCGCGTCGGGCGCCAGCGAGATGACGATGCTCGTCGGCGGCGAGAAGATGACCCACCGCACCACGGGCGAGGCGACGGACGTCATCGCCAGCCTCACGCACCCCGTGGAGTACAAGCACGGCGTCACGCTCCCGAGTTTCGCGGGGATGACCGCGCGCAAGTACTTAGACGAGTACGACGCGCCCCGCGAGAGCCTCGGGAAGGTCGCCGTCAAGAACCACAAGAACGGACTGGACAACCCCCACGCGCAGTTCCGGAAGGAGGTCGACCTCGACACCGTACTCGACTCGCCAATCGTCGCGGACCCCCTGCGCCTCTACGACTTCTGTCCCATCACGGACGGGAGCGCGGCGCTCGTGTTCTGCCCCGAGTCCGTCGCTCGGGAGTACACCGACGACTACGTCGTGGTGTCGGGCGTCGGCGGCGCGACGGACACGCACGTCGTCCACGAGCGCGACGACCCGACGACGATGGGCGGCGTCGTCGAGTCCTCGCAAATCGCCTACGAGATGGCCGACCGCGGCCCCGAGGACATCGACGTGGCGGAACTCCACGACATGTTCACCATCCTCGAGTTCCTCCAGAGCGAGGACCTCGGCTTCTTCGAGAAGGGCGAGGGCTGGAAGGCCGTCGAGGAGGGCGTCACCGACCGCGACGGCGACCTCCCCATCAACACCTCGGGCGGCCTCAAGTCGAAGGGCCACCCGCTCGGCGCCTCCGGCGTCGCACAGGCGTACGAACTCTACCAGCAGTTGCTCGGCGACGCCGGCGCGCGACAGGTCGACGCGGAGGTCGGCCTCGCGTGCAACGTCGGCGGGTTCGGGAACTGCGTCTCCACCACCATCCTCGAACAGCCATGA